The following proteins are co-located in the Patescibacteria group bacterium genome:
- the secG gene encoding preprotein translocase subunit SecG: protein MADNTGMMIAQVVVSLLLVATVLLQQRGTGLGGAFGGEGNVYRSRRGTERFLFGSTIVLGVAFVALAGISVFLAR from the coding sequence ATGGCTGATAATACAGGGATGATGATTGCTCAGGTTGTTGTGTCATTGTTGTTAGTTGCAACGGTGTTGCTGCAGCAACGGGGGACAGGACTTGGTGGAGCATTTGGTGGTGAAGGTAACGTGTATCGATCAAGACGCGGCACCGAACGATTTTTATTTGGTTCGACGATTGTTTTAGGCGTGGCTTTTGTGGCTTTAGCTGGAATATCCGTTTTCCTCGCCAGATAA
- a CDS encoding ABC transporter substrate-binding protein codes for MIKLSINPGRMTLIERLGSVWRRLIRLPKVLRPKEKRAILFLALVMLGALLWNLISSHGSNPAFGGTYVEGFVGEAKYINPVLASSDADTSMVKLIYSGLTRIDENGDIQPDLASSWEITDGGKTYIFHLRNDVEWHDGSPFTAKDVVYTIGLIQDPAVQSWHFDAWNNISASAPDDYTVKFSLPEVTSTFIWNTTIGIMPAKIGSSDINQSFVGTGPYKYSKVRVKNNKIESIVLVRNTHIYHVSAPYIDAVEIWLFPSLAEAKSALQDQKIQALAKPEVNDSRANSYQLILNQKITLFINSQSALLSDLNVRQQLLSGTVTASITKPLVVVVDTAHANDSVITETIKQWEKEGITITSQNLSLTAIKASILPSRKYDVLILAVEDGPQFDYYAYWHSSQMSGLGLNFSSVKNNDLDKLLSDQRKALTIADRSTLTDQIEKMLDGLAVRKVLSQAKFEYAISKNVHVVPTKVGNSGADRFNSFEKWYIKTRR; via the coding sequence ATGATTAAGTTATCAATCAATCCCGGGAGAATGACGTTAATTGAGAGGCTGGGGTCGGTTTGGCGTCGGCTAATCCGATTACCAAAAGTGCTTCGGCCAAAAGAAAAACGGGCGATTTTATTCTTAGCTCTAGTGATGCTTGGTGCGTTGCTGTGGAACTTAATCAGTAGTCACGGTTCTAACCCGGCCTTTGGTGGTACTTATGTGGAAGGGTTTGTGGGAGAGGCAAAATATATCAATCCGGTGCTGGCCAGCTCAGATGCTGACACCAGTATGGTTAAACTTATTTATTCCGGATTAACCAGAATCGATGAAAATGGTGATATCCAGCCAGATTTGGCCTCGTCTTGGGAGATAACCGATGGCGGCAAGACTTACATTTTCCATTTGCGCAATGACGTAGAGTGGCATGATGGGTCGCCGTTCACTGCCAAAGACGTGGTATATACTATCGGGTTGATCCAAGACCCGGCAGTCCAAAGTTGGCATTTCGACGCGTGGAACAACATTTCTGCAAGCGCGCCCGATGACTACACGGTAAAGTTTAGCTTGCCCGAGGTTACATCTACCTTCATTTGGAACACCACTATTGGTATAATGCCAGCAAAAATTGGCAGCTCCGATATTAATCAAAGTTTTGTGGGCACCGGGCCGTATAAATATTCTAAGGTAAGAGTTAAAAACAATAAGATCGAATCCATCGTGTTAGTCCGGAATACCCATATCTATCATGTTTCGGCGCCGTACATCGATGCAGTCGAAATTTGGCTTTTCCCATCATTAGCTGAAGCAAAATCTGCTTTGCAAGATCAGAAGATACAGGCGTTGGCCAAGCCGGAAGTAAATGATAGCCGTGCCAATAGTTATCAGCTAATTTTGAATCAAAAAATCACTTTGTTCATTAACAGCCAGAGCGCTTTGTTATCCGACCTAAATGTGCGGCAGCAGCTGCTAAGTGGTACGGTTACAGCAAGCATTACCAAGCCGCTTGTGGTGGTGGTTGACACTGCACACGCTAATGATTCGGTAATAACCGAAACCATCAAGCAGTGGGAAAAAGAGGGGATCACAATTACGTCGCAAAACTTGTCACTAACCGCTATCAAAGCGTCCATATTACCATCGCGAAAATATGATGTGCTTATTTTGGCGGTTGAAGACGGCCCGCAGTTTGATTATTATGCTTATTGGCATTCGTCGCAAATGAGTGGGCTCGGGTTAAACTTTTCGAGCGTGAAAAATAATGATCTGGACAAATTATTGTCAGATCAGCGCAAGGCACTAACCATTGCCGATCGCAGTACCTTAACTGACCAGATTGAAAAGATGCTAGATGGTTTGGCAGTGCGAAAAGTGTTGTCTCAGGCAAAATTTGAATACGCAATCAGCAAAAATGTGCATGTTGTGCCGACAAAGGTTGGTAACAGTGGAGCCGATCGTTTCAATAGTTTTGAGAAATGGTACATTAAAACCAGGCGGTAA